A genomic region of Mycobacterium senriense contains the following coding sequences:
- a CDS encoding YncE family protein: MTKQPSGLALPGRSKLRTTAAGWPRLPIWVRHVGICLRVGSRPAVVEFNCRSGDPVQFPHAPSRDLFGLPGPSDAASGTVADAIAIGACPGSVTVGPDGTCLCVTHYDTRSVSMVNLATGTVKAVGLRDAPLGTVFTPDGTHVYVTNEHSLTVIDTTTTSAYDLVAGDLPEVCSSVPTESMPTAPISATA, translated from the coding sequence ATGACGAAGCAGCCCTCAGGTTTGGCGCTGCCAGGGCGATCAAAATTGCGCACTACTGCCGCAGGCTGGCCTCGACTTCCCATATGGGTGCGTCATGTTGGTATCTGCTTGCGCGTCGGATCACGTCCTGCGGTGGTCGAATTCAATTGTCGCTCCGGCGATCCGGTGCAGTTCCCACATGCGCCGTCGCGAGATCTGTTCGGCCTGCCGGGTCCGTCCGATGCTGCCAGCGGTACCGTGGCCGACGCCATCGCCATCGGCGCTTGTCCGGGGTCAGTAACCGTGGGTCCGGACGGCACCTGCCTGTGCGTCACCCACTACGACACGCGTTCGGTCTCGATGGTCAACCTGGCGACCGGCACCGTTAAGGCGGTCGGCCTGCGGGACGCTCCGCTCGGCACGGTGTTCACCCCGGACGGCACCCACGTCTATGTGACCAATGAGCATTCACTGACCGTGATCGACACGACGACCACTAGCGCATACGACCTCGTCGCCGGCGACCTACCAGAGGTCTGCAGCTCAGTCCCGACGGAAAGCATGCCTACAGCACCAATTTCGGCGACGGCATGA
- a CDS encoding YncE family protein, protein MISVIDTITNSITATLEVLSHPEAVAVSTDGERVYVGDYWSRAVAVISVPMLRDLHGDT, encoded by the coding sequence ATGATCTCGGTGATCGATACCATCACCAACTCGATCACAGCGACCCTCGAGGTGCTAAGCCATCCCGAGGCGGTGGCGGTCAGCACAGATGGTGAGCGTGTCTATGTGGGCGACTACTGGTCGCGCGCCGTCGCGGTGATCTCGGTGCCAATGCTGCGCGACCTGCACGGCGACACGTGA
- a CDS encoding Hsp20/alpha crystallin family protein, which yields MTLMRFDPFRELDRFADQALTSARTPQTMPMEAFRRGDQFIVAIDVPGVAQDDVDITVERNVIELSARRQPLRQAGDEVIIDERPQGEFRRQLFLGDNLDPDKLTAQYDRGVLTLTIPVSEASKPRKIEIGRPIETPHAVDTKSEVKQQVNA from the coding sequence ATGACTCTCATGCGGTTCGACCCGTTCCGCGAACTCGACCGGTTTGCTGACCAGGCACTGACAAGCGCTCGGACGCCACAGACAATGCCGATGGAAGCCTTCCGGCGTGGTGATCAGTTCATCGTCGCCATCGATGTACCGGGCGTTGCCCAGGACGATGTGGACATCACCGTCGAACGCAACGTCATCGAACTCAGCGCTCGTCGCCAGCCTCTGCGGCAGGCGGGCGACGAGGTGATCATCGACGAGAGGCCGCAGGGCGAGTTCCGTCGGCAGCTTTTTCTCGGGGACAACCTCGATCCGGACAAACTGACGGCGCAATACGACCGCGGCGTGCTGACACTGACAATTCCGGTTTCGGAGGCGAGCAAGCCCCGCAAGATCGAAATCGGCCGGCCGATTGAAACACCGCACGCCGTCGATACGAAATCCGAAGTCAAACAACAGGTCAACGCTTAG
- a CDS encoding general stress protein: protein MADTTHAVDPDAVRTDQPARRVIATFDNYADAERAVDYLADQHFEVQRVAIIGRDLELVEQVTGRTNYGWAALRGAAAGALTGGLIGWIFGLFNWLYPLIAGLVLACYGVIFGAVIGALTGLAMYAFQAGRRDFTAVRSLQPRHFDVVADADRADRAMQLLSGDANERGR, encoded by the coding sequence ATGGCTGACACCACGCACGCGGTGGACCCGGACGCAGTCCGAACAGATCAACCCGCCCGCCGGGTCATCGCCACCTTCGACAATTATGCCGACGCGGAGCGGGCCGTTGACTACCTTGCGGATCAACACTTCGAGGTACAACGGGTCGCCATAATCGGCCGTGATCTGGAGCTGGTCGAACAGGTGACCGGTCGGACGAACTACGGGTGGGCCGCGCTGCGCGGTGCCGCCGCCGGCGCACTGACCGGGGGGTTGATCGGCTGGATCTTCGGCCTGTTCAACTGGTTATACCCGTTGATCGCCGGTCTGGTGCTGGCTTGCTATGGCGTCATTTTCGGCGCGGTCATCGGCGCGTTGACCGGCCTTGCGATGTACGCGTTTCAAGCCGGTCGGCGCGACTTCACCGCCGTGCGGTCGCTGCAGCCCAGGCACTTCGACGTCGTCGCCGATGCCGATCGGGCTGACCGCGCAATGCAACTGCTGAGCGGCGACGCAAACGAGAGGGGCAGGTAA